The proteins below are encoded in one region of Helianthus annuus cultivar XRQ/B chromosome 2, HanXRQr2.0-SUNRISE, whole genome shotgun sequence:
- the LOC110886234 gene encoding probable isoaspartyl peptidase/L-asparaginase 2, with protein sequence MAGWAIAVHGGAGVDPNLPAERQEQAKQLLTRVLNLGIDALRSSGSAIDVVELVVRELESDPFFNSGRGSALTENGTVEMEASIMDGVGRRCGAVSGLTTVKNPVSLARLVMDKSPHSYLAFSGAEKFAKQMGVEMVDNDYFITQDNVEMLKLAKEADSIVFDYRIPTVGYETCGTGVESPFQMNGLPISIYAPETVGCVVVDSQGRCAAATSTGGLLNKRMGRIGDSPLIGAGTYACDICAVSCTGEGEAIIRGTLAREVGAVMEYKGLGLQDAVDFVIKERLDDGKAGLIAVSKTGEVSYGFNCVGMFRGCATQNGFMEVGIWD encoded by the exons ATGGCTGGTTGGGCTATAGCCGTACACGGTGGCGCCGGGGTTGACCCTAATCTTCCGGCGGAGCGCCAAGAACAGGCGAAACAACTTCTCACTCGTGTCCTTAATCTCGGAATCGATGCTCTACGTTCTTCTGGCTCTGCCATTGATGTCGTTGAGCTcgtt GTTCGTGAATTGGAATCGGACCCTTTCTTCAATTCGGGCCGTGGATCTGCGCTGACGGAAAATGGAACAGTCGAAATGGAAGCGAGTATCATGGATGGTGTGGGCAGGCGATGTGGTGCGGTTTCAGGACTAACCACTGTGAAAAATCCGGTCTCGTTGGCTCGTCTAGTGATGGACAAGTCACCGCATTCCTATCTCGCATTTTCTGGTGCCGAGAAGTTCGCCAAACAAATG GGTGTGGAGATGGTGGATAATGACTACTTCATCACTCAAGATAATGTTGAAATGCTGAAACTAGCAAAGGAAGCTGATTCCATTGTG TTTGATTACAGGATCCCAACCGTCGGATACGAAACATGTGGGACCGGGGTAGAAAGCCCATTTCAAATGAACGGGCTTCCGATCAGCATCTACGCACCCGAGACCGTCGGGTGCGTTGTAGTCGATAGCCAAGGCCGGTGCGCAGCTGCAACATCAACTGGAGGGCTTCTTAATAAACGTATGGGGCGGATAGGTGACTCGCCACTTATAGGCGCAGGGACTTATGCATGTGACATATGTGCGGTTTCGTGCACTGGAGAAGGTGAGGCCATAATTAGGGGTACGCTTGCGCGTGAAGTGGGCGCGGTTATGGAGTATAAAGGGCTCGGGTTGCAGGATGCGGTGGATTTTGTGATCAAAGAACGGTTAGATGATGGGAAAGCCGGGTTGATTGCGGTGTCGAAAACGGGTGAAGTTAGTTATGGGTTTAATTGTGTAGGGATGTTTAGGGGGTGTGCGACCCAAAATGGGTTCATGGAAGTTGGTATTTGGGATTGA